GCCAAAGCGACGTGCCCGAACCGATATCCTGACCGCGCCATTTACCGTTCAGCATCGGCCCGCCGGTGACCACAATCGCCGGGATATCAACACTTGCAGCCCCCATCAAAAGGGCTGGGGTGGTTTTATCGCAGCCCACCATCAGAACCACACCGTCAAGCGGCGTTCCGCGCAGCGCTTCCTCGACATCCATCGCGCACAAATTACGGAACATCATGGCGGTCGGGCGCAATGTGCTCTCGCCCGGCGAGAAAACCGGGAATTCAAGCGGTAAACCACCAGCTTCGTAAATACCGTGTTTGACGCGTTCCGCCAGATCGCGCAAATGCGCGTTGCAGGGCGTCAACTGCGACCAGGTATTGCAAATCCCGATCACCGGACGACCGTCAAACAGGTCCGATGGCAGGCCCTGGTTCTTCATCCAGCTGCGGTGATAGATATTGTCCTTGCTGGTTCCGCCGAACCAGCCTTCCTGCGAACGCAGGACGCGGGGCCATGCTGCCGGTTTGAACTTCGTCATGCCCGTTCTCCTTTATGAGTTTTTATCGAGACGGGTCCGATTCCATATGGATGTGGCATTCCATATGGGGGACTTTGAACGGCATGGCTTTGCAATTGCTTTATCCAAGCAACTGATCCTGTCAGAACCGTGCCGTTCCTCGTCTGCATGTTGTTACGCTTTGTTCTTGTTATAGACGTCAAAGATCACAGCCGCGAGCAGCACCAGACCCTTGATGACCTGCTGCCAGTCGATACCGACGCCAATGATCGACATGCCGTTATTCATGACACCCATGATCAACGCGCCAACCACCGCACCGATCACCTTGCCAACCCCGCCCGACATCGATGCGCCACCGATAAACACGGCTGCAATCACATCAAGCTCGAACGCAAGACCGGCTTTCGGGGTTGCCGTATTCAAACGCGCGGCAAACACAAGACCGGCGAGCGCGGCCAGCATGCCCATATTGGCAAAGGTCAGGAAGGTCAGGCGTTTCGTATTGATGCCCGAAAGCTTGGCGGCTTTTTCATTCCCGCCCAGCGCATAGATACGGCGACCAAGCGTTGTGCTGTTGGTGATGAAGGTGAATATCGCAATCAGAAGCGCCATCACGATCAAAACGTTCGGCAACCCGCGATAGGTTGACAAAAGATAGGTGACATAAAGTATCGCGATACCGGCAATCGCATGTTTGGCGGCAAAGAACGCGATCGGCTCTTCGACTTCGGCGAACTTCGCCTGCTTGGCGCGTGCCCGCAGACCAAGAACCGGCAGGATCACCGCAATTGCAACGCCCAGAACCATCGAAAAGATGTTAAACCGGCCTTCGATCAAACCGGCAAAGAAATCGGGAAGAAAACCCGAAGACATCGCCTGGAAGCTGTCAGGGAACGGACCAACCGATGCCCCGCCCAGAAGCGCCAGCGTCAAACCTTTAAACACCAGCATACCGGCCAGCGTCACGATAAAGGACGGAATGCGCCAATAGGCAACCCAGTATCCTTGGGCGGCACCGATAATCGCACCGACGATCAGACAGGCCGGGATCACAATAATCGTCGGCAAATCCCAATGGACAATCATCACCGCAGCAAGCGCACCGATAAAGCCGACGACCGATCCAACCGAAAGATCGATATGGCCGCCGACAATCACCAGCAGCATGCCCACTGCCATGATGATAATATAGCTGTTCTGAAGGAACAGGTTGGTCAGGTTGACCGGTTTAAGCATCACGCCATCGGTCATCACCTGGAAGAAGGCCAGAATCGCGATCAGCGCGACCACCATGCCATATTCGCGCATATGCGTGCGCAGGTAATAACCCATCGATTTGCTGCTAGAAGTATCCGTCATTGTCTGCTTCCTTACGCTTTCAGGATCATGCGCATGATTTTTTCCTGATCGGCATCATTTGCCGCCAGTTGCCCTTTGATCTCACCCTCGTTCATCACATAGATGCGATCGCACATGCCCAGAAGCTCCGGCATCTCCGACGAGATCATGATGACCCCCTTACCATCGGCTGCCAGCTGGTTGATAATCGTATAAATCTCGTATTTCGCACCAACATCAATTCCGCGCGTCGGTTCGTCCAGAATAAGGACCTCCGGCCCGGCAAACAGCCATTTCGCCAAAACGACTTTCTGCTGGTTACCCCCCGAAAGATTGACAGCCTTCTGTCCGACATTCGGGGTGCGGATATTGATTTTGTTGCGATATTCTTCGGCCACCTGACGTTCGGCCCCTTCATTGATGACGCCGTGTTCGGCAACACCGTCAAGATTGGCCAATGTGATATTGGTCGTGATGCTTTCTTCAAGCACCAGCCCCATTTCCTTGCGATCCTCTGTCACATAGGCAAGACCCGATGCAATCGCCTTTTCAACGGTCGACACATCGGCAGGTTTGCCATTGATCAGGAGCTCGCCGCTGATATCCGCGCCATAGGCACGGCCAAAGATGCTCATGGCAAGTTCAGTACGCCCGGCCCCCATCAGACCGGCAATCCCGACAACCTCGCCTGCCGCCACATCGATACTGACATTTTTGACGACCTTGCGTTCGGGATGGAGCGGATGGGTCACATTCCAGTTGCGCACTTCCATCAGCTTGGTCGTGCCGATATTGGGTGTGCGATCCGGATAACGATGCGCCATATCGCGCCCCACCATATCCTTGACGATATCGTCTTCGGTAATTTTGCCGCCACGCGCATCAAGTGTCGAAATCGCCTTGCCATCGCGAATAACCGTGATGCGGTCAGCCACGCGATTGATTTCGTTCAGCTTGTGCGAAATCAGGATCGATGTGATCCCCTGCGCCTTGAATTCAAGCAACAGGTCCAGAAGTTTCTGGCTGTCATTTTCCTGCAAACTTGCCGTCGGCTCGTCAAGGATCAGAAGCTTGACCTTTTTCGAAAGCGCCTTGGCAATTTCAACAAGCTGCTGCTTGCCGACACCGATATTGGTGATCAGTTCGCTGGGTGTTTCGCGAAGCCCGACTTTTTTCAAAAGCTCGCTCGTGCGTGCAAAGGTCGCGGGCCAGTTAATCACACCGTTTTCGCAAATCTCGTTGCCCAGAAAGATGTTCTCGGCAATCGACAGCAACGGCACAAGAGCCAGTTCCTGATGAATGATGATAATGCCGCGTTCTTCGCTGTCGCGGATATCCTTGAATTCCTGCACATCCCCGTCATAAAGGATGTCACCTTCATAGGTGCCAATCGGGTAAACGCCGCTCAATACTTTCATCAGGGTCGATTTACCGGCCCCGTTTTCGCCGCAAAGGGCGTGGATTTCACCACGTTCCACTTTCAGGCTGACATCGTCCAGCGCCTTCACCCCCGGAAAGGTTTTGGTGATATTGCGCATTTCCAGGATGGTATCCATCCGGTCCTCCCACTGCCGATGTTTTCACAACGGCGCTATTCTCGCTCGCAGTCTTGTTTGACTGTTACCGTCAGTTTCAGACAGCACAGAAAAAGGCGGGCCAGCATTTCAGAGCGAGCCCGCCCTCTGTCACATTCAGATCAACGGATTACTGGACTTCGTCCTTGGTGTAGTAACCCGAACCCACCAGGATTTCTTCCCAGTTGGATTTATCAACCATAACCGGCTCCAGCAGGTAGGAAGGAACAACCTTCACACCGTTGTCATAGGTTTTGGTATCGTTGATGGTCGGCTTTTTACCGGCAAGAACACTGTCGACCATCGAAACGGTGACGCGTGCAAGTTCACGGGTATCCTTGAAGATCGTGGAATACTGTTCACCAGCAAGGATCGATTTGACCGACGGCAGTTCGGCGTCCTGACCGCTAACAACCGGCATTTTCATGTCGCCGGAACCATAGCCAACGCCTTTAAGCGACGACAGTATGCCGATCGAAAGACCATCATAGGGTGACAGAACGCCATCAACCTGATCGTCGGTGTAATAAGCCGACAGCAGGTTATCCATACGTGCCTGTGCAACCGCGCCATCCCAGCGAAGGGTACCGACCTTGTCCATGCCCATCTGGCCAGATTTGACAACAACCGTGCCTTCATCAATCAGCGGCTGCAGAACGGACATCGCACCGTTATAGAAGAAATAGGCGTTGTTATCATCCGGCGAACCACCGAACAGTTCAACATTATAGGGCGGCTCACCAGCCGCGGTCAGACCTTCAACCAGCGAGGTTGCCTGCTGAACGCCGACTTTGAAGTTATCGAAGGTCGAATAGTAATCAACATTGGCGGTGTCACGGATCAGGCGGTCATAGGCGAACACCTGAATACCGGCTGCCTTGGCATTTTCCAGCGCGTTCGAAAGCGTGGTGCCGTCGATTGCCGCGATCACAAGAACATCAACGCCTTTGACGATCATGTTTTCAATCTGGGAAAGCTGATTGGGAATATCGTCTTCTGCATATTGCAGATCGGTTTTGTAACCGGCGTCTTCGAACTGCTTGACCATGGACTCGCCGTCCGAAATCCAGCGTGCCGAGGATTTGGTGGGCATCGCGATCCCGACATATCCTTTTTCATCGGCATGTGCATAGCTGCCGGAAATCATCGGGCTCATCATTGCGGCCGCGCCAAAGGCGACCCCTGCCATTACGGCACTGAGACGTTTCATATCTTTCCTCCCTAAAAGACACGGCCTTTACAGCCTTTTGCCCGACTTTCCAGGCAAAGCTGCCTGTATGTGCCGCGTCTTTGTTTTCGCTTGATAATGCATCCCGTTTTCCCGCGAGATGCGGCGCCATTATTCCGGGGCCAGACATAACAATCAAATAAGTATTTTCGAAACTTGCATATCAAAAATGATATATTAAACTTGCCCGGCAAGGAGAATTATCATGACCGAACCCGCCAAGACGCTGCCGCTCAGTTCCGCGAAATCCCTGCTGTTTCGATCCGGCAATCTGTTTCAGCGCGGCCTGAAGCTTAGCCATCTGCGCATGATTGTCGCGATGGAAGAAACCGGGCAGATCAGCCAGGCCGCCGCCATGCTGCAAACATCGCAGCCCGCAGCATCACGTCTGTTATCAGAAATGGAAACCATTCTTGAAGCCCGGCTTTGTGTGCGCGGATCGCGCGGCATTGAAATGACCAATGCTGGACGCGCACTGGCAAGGCGCGCGCGCAGCATGCTGATTGAAATCCGCGAAGCCGAACGCGAGATCGAGGATATCAAGCATGGCGGCGGCACGGTTTTCATCGGCGCTGTGACCGCAGCAGCAGTTGATCTTGTCGTGCCGGCCATCCGCACGGTGCAGTCGATCAACGCCCTGCTTGAAGCACATGTGTCGGTCGGACCATCGCATCTGCTGATCAAGGATCTGCTGGCGGGGGATCATGATTTTGTCATCGGCCGCGTCCCCGAAGATATGGACCCTCGCCAATTCAACATCCGCGAAATCCGAAGCGAGAAAATCCGCCTGATGGTTCGCGCCGGGCATCCTTTGCTTGCGGAAAACAAGCCTGTTTCACTGGCCCGTCTTGCCAAATTCGAATGGCTATTGCCGCCACCAGGCAACCTGATGCGCCGCACCATCGAAGACGTGTTTATCTCGCGCCATCTGCCGCTGCCGCATTCCAGCCTGAATTCCGCGTCACTGCTGGTTACCCTTGCCACCCTGTCGGGCACGGATGCCATCGCACCGATGGCGGAGGAGGTCACATCGCTTTTAAGCATCGGGGGCATGATTGCCGAACTGCCGTTTGACGGAACGATTGAAATCAAACCCTACAGCCTGATTACCGCGCGCGGACACCGCCTGTCACCATCCGCGCAACTGGTTTCTGACCATATTCTTGCCCGTATCGAAAAGCCCGATGCCTGATTTCATGCCGGGGCCTGTCCTCTACCAAAAGCGAGTGGCGCGATGGCATGTCTTTCGCATAAAGTTCCGCACAAGATTTCAACACAAAGACCAAACATTCCGCCGGACAGATAATGCAATTAATGCAATCAGCAACACTTGCCGTTTTGACACTGGGCTTGACCCATTTTGCCTTTGCCAGCACGGCACAGGAAAATCCTGTCGCGATACCGGAAACCGATCCCTATGTTCTGTTTGATCTGCGCGATAATTTCGTCTGGAACCTGACGCATTATCAGATCCTTGATCCCGACGAGACAATGGTGGAAACCCTGATCACAGAAGCAGATCAGGGTCAGATGGTTTTTGACATGGTCCTGCGCGATACGGTCCCGCCCTATTGCGAATTGCGGTTTGATCCGACGATTTGCGATGATCGTGGCTCCCCGGTCAACTGGTTCAGCGACCTGCCCCAGACCATCTGTATGGATATCCCGGCCAACGTTTCATTCAATCATGCAAAACAGCTCAAGGGCGCAAAGTTCCTGTGCCTTGAACCACGCGAAAAGCTGTTGCTGCCCGAAAGCTGGCAAAGCCAGCAGACCGGTGCTCAGACCTATTTATCGCAACGCATCGAACCTGGTGCGGTCACTGTACGCGATGATATCGCCACCATTGATATCCTTGTACTTGATGCCATAAACACCCCGCTTGCGACCCTGTCGCCCGAAGGATATGGCGATGCCAAAATCGGCATGACCGAGGATCAGGTCCGTACAGCCATGATCGAGCCCATGACATCAACCCGCGAGGGAACCGATGACGCCGAATGCTATCACTTGCAATCAGCAGGCGGCCCGACCGGGCTTGGCTTTATGATGGTCGATGGCAAACTTGCCCGCGTTTCGGTCTATGCCGATGAATATGACATCGCTACCAGCCTGATCCGGACCGGCCGCGCCATTCAGGTCGGCGATACCATCGATGATGTACGCGCCGCCTATGGTGATGGCGTGATTGAGGAAGAACACGAACATAACGGTCCGGAAGGCCGTTATCTGACATGGTGGGCGAACGATGCCCAAACATCGGGCATCCGCTTTGAAACCGGGCGGGACGGCACGGTAACCGCCATCCATGCCGGGACCGGCTCTATCGCCCGGTCCGAAAGCTGCTACTAGGCGTCCATCTCTGTATTGACAGCCTGTGGCCAGCGGATTAATGCCATGCCTTTCGGGCGTCCTGCCCCAAAGGCCCAAACAATCATTTTTACGCCATCAGCTTGCCGCAAAGCGCTTTCATATCGTGCGCCTTGTGCAGGGAATACGAATGCAATCGCCTTATCCATCCAATCTTGTTGTTATCACCGGCGGGCCCGGTGCCGGCAAAACCACATTGATCAATTATCTTCATGAACGCGGCTATGAAATAAGCCGCGAAGTCGCGCGCGCCGTGATCGAAGAACAGCAGGAACGCGGCGGCAATGCCCTGCCCTGGGGCGATAATGAAGCCTATGCCGGGTTGATGACGCGCGGCTCGATCCGCGCATGGCAACACGGCATGGGGCAGGACCCGCAAACCGTGTTCTTTGATCGTGGCCTTCCCGATACGCTGGCCCATCGGGAACTTTCCGGTCTACCCGATGACCCCGGCCTTAAACGCGCCATTGAAACCTATCGCTATCGCAAAACGGTTTTCATCCTGCCGCCATGGTCGGAAATCTACAAAACCGACAGCGCGCGAACACAAAGTTTCGCGGACGCCGTCAGAACATATGTCGTTCTGTATCGCACCTATCTGCAATGCGGTTATGAACCGATTGAAATCCGCAAAGGCCCGGTCGAACAGCGCGCCGCCCAGATCCTTGCCCGCCTGAAACTTTAATCCGCCTTAGACAAGTCAAAAGAACACGCCCATGCCCCGCCGGTCCGTCCATCACACGATCATGACTTCGCTCCTCGTTACTCTCCTCTCGCCAGTCGCCCCTATCGCTGCCAACGCCGCCTGCTATGACTGGCCGCTTCGTGAACGTCAGGGCGAATATGCCTATGATGGCGACACCATCTATGTGAATATCCCCGGCCTTCCCGGCGAAATTGCCGAAATGTCGGTGCGTGTGCGTGGGGTGGATACGCCCGAAATCCGAGGCAAATGCGAAACCGAAAAATCCCTTGCCGGCAAGGCCCGCGATTTCGCGCGTCAAAGCCTGAAATCGGCCAAACGCGTTGAATTCTGCGAACCTGAATGGGGGCGTTATGGTGGGCGTGTCGTTGCATCGGTGCGCATTGACGGCAAGGCACTTGATCAGGAACTGATCAATCAGGGTTTCGCCCGCCCTTATGACGGCAAAACAAAGCGCCAGCCGTGGTGCCAAGGGTGAACAAGCCACCAAAATCCATAACTTTGCCGTGAAGGCACTGGACATTGCGCCCAATCCGACCATCTTCGGAAGCATGACCAAATCACGCCTCCCGGAGAAACCATGACGAAATACACCAAGAACCCGGACGCCATCAAAGCCCTTGACGCCAACCAGTATCACGTAACGCAAAACAGCGGCACCGAACCACCGTTTCGCAATGAATTCTGGGATCACAAGGAAGACGGGCTTTATGTCGATATCGTCTCGGGTGAGCCGTTATTCACATCCCGCGACAAGTTTGATTCCGGCTGTGGCTGGCCAAGCTTCACCCGCCCTGTCGAAACAGATCATGTCGTCGCACGCGAAGACAATACCCACGGCATGCGCCGGATCGAAGTCCGCTCCAAACATGGTGACAGTCATCTGGGCCATGTCTTCCCCGATGGCCCCAAAGAAGCCGGTGGCCTGCGCTATTGCATCAATTCCGCATCGCTGCGTTTTATCCCCGTCCGCGATCTAGAGGCCGAAGGATACGGCGAATACAAACCGCTTTTTGATTAAAACAGCAAAGACCGGCACACGCGCCGGTCTTTCTCTATCAAGGCCTTAAAAATCCCCCGGCGCACATTGCAGGCAGGTCAACCCCATATCGCGCCATTTGTCCACCACGCGCTTGCG
The Thalassospira xiamenensis M-5 = DSM 17429 DNA segment above includes these coding regions:
- the mmsB gene encoding multiple monosaccharide ABC transporter permease; protein product: MTDTSSSKSMGYYLRTHMREYGMVVALIAILAFFQVMTDGVMLKPVNLTNLFLQNSYIIIMAVGMLLVIVGGHIDLSVGSVVGFIGALAAVMIVHWDLPTIIVIPACLIVGAIIGAAQGYWVAYWRIPSFIVTLAGMLVFKGLTLALLGGASVGPFPDSFQAMSSGFLPDFFAGLIEGRFNIFSMVLGVAIAVILPVLGLRARAKQAKFAEVEEPIAFFAAKHAIAGIAILYVTYLLSTYRGLPNVLIVMALLIAIFTFITNSTTLGRRIYALGGNEKAAKLSGINTKRLTFLTFANMGMLAALAGLVFAARLNTATPKAGLAFELDVIAAVFIGGASMSGGVGKVIGAVVGALIMGVMNNGMSIIGVGIDWQQVIKGLVLLAAVIFDVYNKNKA
- the mmsA gene encoding multiple monosaccharide ABC transporter ATP-binding protein, which gives rise to MDTILEMRNITKTFPGVKALDDVSLKVERGEIHALCGENGAGKSTLMKVLSGVYPIGTYEGDILYDGDVQEFKDIRDSEERGIIIIHQELALVPLLSIAENIFLGNEICENGVINWPATFARTSELLKKVGLRETPSELITNIGVGKQQLVEIAKALSKKVKLLILDEPTASLQENDSQKLLDLLLEFKAQGITSILISHKLNEINRVADRITVIRDGKAISTLDARGGKITEDDIVKDMVGRDMAHRYPDRTPNIGTTKLMEVRNWNVTHPLHPERKVVKNVSIDVAAGEVVGIAGLMGAGRTELAMSIFGRAYGADISGELLINGKPADVSTVEKAIASGLAYVTEDRKEMGLVLEESITTNITLANLDGVAEHGVINEGAERQVAEEYRNKINIRTPNVGQKAVNLSGGNQQKVVLAKWLFAGPEVLILDEPTRGIDVGAKYEIYTIINQLAADGKGVIMISSEMPELLGMCDRIYVMNEGEIKGQLAANDADQEKIMRMILKA
- the chvE gene encoding multiple monosaccharide ABC transporter substrate-binding protein encodes the protein MKRLSAVMAGVAFGAAAMMSPMISGSYAHADEKGYVGIAMPTKSSARWISDGESMVKQFEDAGYKTDLQYAEDDIPNQLSQIENMIVKGVDVLVIAAIDGTTLSNALENAKAAGIQVFAYDRLIRDTANVDYYSTFDNFKVGVQQATSLVEGLTAAGEPPYNVELFGGSPDDNNAYFFYNGAMSVLQPLIDEGTVVVKSGQMGMDKVGTLRWDGAVAQARMDNLLSAYYTDDQVDGVLSPYDGLSIGILSSLKGVGYGSGDMKMPVVSGQDAELPSVKSILAGEQYSTIFKDTRELARVTVSMVDSVLAGKKPTINDTKTYDNGVKVVPSYLLEPVMVDKSNWEEILVGSGYYTKDEVQ
- a CDS encoding LysR family transcriptional regulator, whose amino-acid sequence is MTEPAKTLPLSSAKSLLFRSGNLFQRGLKLSHLRMIVAMEETGQISQAAAMLQTSQPAASRLLSEMETILEARLCVRGSRGIEMTNAGRALARRARSMLIEIREAEREIEDIKHGGGTVFIGAVTAAAVDLVVPAIRTVQSINALLEAHVSVGPSHLLIKDLLAGDHDFVIGRVPEDMDPRQFNIREIRSEKIRLMVRAGHPLLAENKPVSLARLAKFEWLLPPPGNLMRRTIEDVFISRHLPLPHSSLNSASLLVTLATLSGTDAIAPMAEEVTSLLSIGGMIAELPFDGTIEIKPYSLITARGHRLSPSAQLVSDHILARIEKPDA
- a CDS encoding AAA family ATPase produces the protein MQSPYPSNLVVITGGPGAGKTTLINYLHERGYEISREVARAVIEEQQERGGNALPWGDNEAYAGLMTRGSIRAWQHGMGQDPQTVFFDRGLPDTLAHRELSGLPDDPGLKRAIETYRYRKTVFILPPWSEIYKTDSARTQSFADAVRTYVVLYRTYLQCGYEPIEIRKGPVEQRAAQILARLKL
- a CDS encoding thermonuclease family protein, coding for MPRRSVHHTIMTSLLVTLLSPVAPIAANAACYDWPLRERQGEYAYDGDTIYVNIPGLPGEIAEMSVRVRGVDTPEIRGKCETEKSLAGKARDFARQSLKSAKRVEFCEPEWGRYGGRVVASVRIDGKALDQELINQGFARPYDGKTKRQPWCQG
- the msrB gene encoding peptide-methionine (R)-S-oxide reductase MsrB, which translates into the protein MTKYTKNPDAIKALDANQYHVTQNSGTEPPFRNEFWDHKEDGLYVDIVSGEPLFTSRDKFDSGCGWPSFTRPVETDHVVAREDNTHGMRRIEVRSKHGDSHLGHVFPDGPKEAGGLRYCINSASLRFIPVRDLEAEGYGEYKPLFD